The following are from one region of the Aquirufa lenticrescens genome:
- a CDS encoding gluconate 2-dehydrogenase subunit 3 family protein yields MMKRRDAISQIALLLGGAFTAPTLMAMDVRKGNTSIVAADFSLTDAQRQIVSAVAEHIIPRTSTPGAIDAGVPAFIEMMLKDCYKKPEHNSFLKGVSDLAKANFLAQPAAGQVAMLTLLEANTKDLMKSYSQKRIKVGDNVDKDTLEGANGVPFWRLMKELTLLGYYTSEKGIQASFIYEPVPGKFELITDMKPTQKSFVY; encoded by the coding sequence ATGATGAAAAGAAGAGATGCCATCTCTCAAATCGCCTTGTTGTTAGGGGGTGCTTTCACAGCTCCTACTTTAATGGCTATGGATGTGAGAAAAGGCAATACCTCCATCGTTGCAGCAGATTTTAGCCTAACAGATGCGCAACGTCAAATCGTCTCAGCTGTCGCTGAACATATTATTCCAAGAACGTCTACGCCAGGTGCTATCGATGCAGGTGTTCCCGCTTTCATCGAAATGATGTTAAAAGATTGCTACAAAAAACCAGAACACAACAGCTTCCTAAAAGGGGTGAGCGACTTAGCGAAAGCTAATTTCTTAGCACAACCTGCTGCTGGCCAAGTGGCGATGTTGACTTTATTAGAGGCGAACACAAAAGATTTAATGAAGAGCTATTCTCAGAAGCGAATCAAAGTGGGCGATAACGTAGATAAAGACACTTTAGAAGGCGCTAATGGCGTTCCTTTCTGGAGATTGATGAAAGAATTAACGCTTTTAGGATACTACACATCTGAAAAAGGCATTCAAGCTTCTTTCATCTACGAGCCAGTTCCAGGCAAATTTGAGTTGATTACGGATATGAAGCCGACTCAAAAATCTTTCGTGTATTAA
- a CDS encoding FAD-dependent oxidoreductase, producing the protein MNLNIDAIKGQTFDAIVIGSGISGGWAAKELTEKGLKVAVLERGREIKHIEGYETAMKNPWEFDHRGRPTNMAAEEYWAGMRTGYTPAEEHRYLFENDKQNPYIEKKGGFDWIRAYHTGGKSLLWGRQTYRWNREDFLANEKEGVGTPWPIGYDDLAPWYSYVEKFAGISGQAEGLDVLPDSDFLPAMQMTAPEVHFKNAVNKKLGRPVTVGRVAHLTKPGKQHTDLGRSSCNYRNKCMRGCPYGAYFSSLSATLPAAMRTGRLTMIHNAIAAEIIYDESTQKAKGVRVIDQNTMESKEYFAKIIFVNAGAIGSTSILMNSKSNRYQNGLGNDSDQLGRNIMDHHLGAGASATIEGFEKDYMFGNRPNGLYIPRFQNWGKDKRSYSRGFGYQGGASREGWGRGVGADGFGAEFKESLTHPGQWTVGFGGFGEILPNPENRFVLGAQKDKWGLPILEFSASFGQNELQMREDMMNEAATMLEAAGFKNINAYNKQDTHIGLGIHEMGTARMGTSVKNSIVNKHNQVHEVKNVFMTDGAVMASASCVNPSLTYMAMTARAADFAVNELKKRNL; encoded by the coding sequence ATGAATCTGAATATAGATGCAATTAAAGGCCAAACGTTTGACGCAATCGTCATCGGATCCGGTATCTCCGGAGGTTGGGCTGCCAAAGAATTAACAGAAAAAGGCTTAAAAGTAGCAGTTTTAGAGCGTGGTCGCGAGATCAAGCACATCGAAGGCTACGAAACGGCGATGAAAAACCCTTGGGAATTTGATCACCGTGGTCGTCCTACGAATATGGCTGCTGAAGAATATTGGGCAGGTATGCGTACAGGCTACACACCCGCTGAAGAACACCGCTATTTATTCGAAAACGATAAGCAAAATCCTTACATCGAGAAAAAAGGGGGATTCGACTGGATTCGTGCATATCACACGGGAGGTAAATCTCTTTTGTGGGGTCGCCAAACATATCGTTGGAACCGCGAAGACTTCTTAGCGAACGAAAAAGAAGGTGTCGGTACTCCGTGGCCTATCGGCTATGATGATTTAGCTCCTTGGTATTCATATGTAGAGAAATTTGCAGGTATTTCAGGTCAAGCGGAAGGCTTAGACGTGTTACCGGATTCAGATTTCTTACCAGCGATGCAAATGACTGCTCCTGAAGTTCACTTCAAAAATGCAGTCAATAAGAAATTAGGCCGTCCAGTAACGGTAGGTCGTGTGGCTCACTTAACAAAGCCAGGCAAACAACATACAGACTTAGGTCGTTCTTCTTGTAACTACCGTAACAAGTGTATGCGCGGTTGCCCTTACGGCGCTTACTTCTCGTCATTATCAGCAACTTTACCTGCTGCGATGCGTACAGGTCGTTTAACGATGATTCACAATGCAATTGCTGCGGAGATCATTTATGATGAGTCTACGCAAAAGGCCAAAGGTGTTCGCGTAATCGATCAAAACACAATGGAGTCGAAAGAATATTTCGCAAAAATCATCTTCGTGAACGCGGGTGCAATCGGTTCTACATCGATTTTAATGAACTCGAAGTCGAATCGTTACCAAAACGGTTTAGGAAACGATTCAGATCAATTAGGTCGTAACATCATGGACCACCACTTAGGTGCGGGTGCAAGTGCAACAATCGAAGGTTTTGAGAAAGATTACATGTTCGGAAATCGTCCGAACGGTTTATATATTCCTCGTTTCCAAAACTGGGGCAAAGACAAGCGTTCTTATTCACGTGGTTTCGGATACCAAGGTGGCGCGAGCCGCGAAGGTTGGGGCCGTGGCGTAGGAGCAGATGGCTTCGGCGCTGAGTTCAAAGAGAGCTTAACACACCCGGGACAATGGACCGTAGGTTTTGGAGGTTTTGGAGAAATTCTTCCAAACCCAGAGAACCGTTTCGTTCTAGGTGCACAAAAAGATAAGTGGGGTTTACCGATCTTGGAATTCTCGGCAAGCTTTGGCCAAAACGAATTACAAATGCGTGAAGATATGATGAACGAGGCGGCAACTATGTTAGAGGCGGCTGGTTTCAAAAACATCAACGCATACAACAAGCAAGACACACACATTGGTTTAGGTATTCACGAAATGGGTACGGCTCGTATGGGTACATCCGTGAAGAACTCAATCGTTAACAAGCACAACCAAGTACACGAGGTTAAAAACGTGTTCATGACGGATGGTGCAGTGATGGCGTCTGCTTCTTGCGTGAATCCTTCCTTAACCTACATGGCGATGACTGCTCGTGCAGCTGACTTCGCGGTGAATGAGTTGAAGAAGAGAAATTTATAG
- the madM gene encoding malonate transporter subunit MadM: MEYIITFLDKNGLVFAFLVTGLIMYFSEGISKTLTRGKIPGSAISIFMGLVLAYFAGLETLGKKGIADIPGFSGFDLLGGPMFRDFAIVSTAMGASFAIIKKTGLIGVLSLFLGVIISFAAGVIIAYAMGITDAESLTTIGAGACTFVVGPVTGTALGASSDIIAISIAAGVVKSILVTIGTPLIAPYIGLKTPQSAMIFGGLMGTTSGTAAGLAATDPKLVPYGAMTATFYTGLGCLMCPSVLYFAMRIILN, translated from the coding sequence ATGGAATATATCATCACCTTCCTCGACAAAAACGGCCTAGTCTTCGCATTTCTCGTAACAGGCCTCATCATGTATTTTTCGGAGGGAATCTCCAAAACCCTCACCCGCGGCAAAATCCCCGGCTCTGCTATTTCCATCTTCATGGGTTTAGTTTTGGCCTATTTCGCTGGCCTTGAAACCTTGGGCAAAAAAGGGATTGCCGATATCCCCGGTTTCTCCGGCTTTGATCTACTAGGTGGCCCTATGTTCCGCGATTTCGCCATCGTCTCTACCGCGATGGGCGCCAGCTTCGCCATCATCAAAAAGACCGGCCTCATCGGAGTCCTTTCCTTGTTTTTGGGCGTCATCATCTCTTTCGCAGCCGGCGTAATCATCGCCTATGCCATGGGAATCACAGACGCCGAAAGCCTTACCACTATCGGTGCCGGTGCCTGTACTTTCGTCGTAGGTCCTGTGACCGGAACTGCCTTAGGAGCAAGTTCTGATATCATCGCCATCAGTATCGCGGCAGGAGTAGTGAAATCGATTTTAGTGACCATTGGAACCCCTCTAATCGCCCCTTACATTGGTTTGAAAACACCACAATCGGCGATGATTTTTGGCGGACTCATGGGAACTACCAGCGGAACCGCTGCCGGTCTAGCTGCAACAGATCCTAAACTGGTTCCTTATGGCGCGATGACTGCTACTTTCTATACCGGATTGGGTTGTTTGATGTGTCCGTCGGTGCTTTATTTTGCAATGAGGATTATTCTTAATTAG
- the madL gene encoding malonate transporter subunit MadL, whose product MLLRGVALLAACFVSGQILGETLGRLLGIQANVGGVGFAMLFLILSQNELEKRGLFHLEMGEGVNFWSKMYIPIIVAMSSVQNVRVAFSNGLLALLVGIIPVIACLALMPFLSKLAPKD is encoded by the coding sequence ATGCTATTACGCGGAGTTGCCTTATTAGCTGCCTGTTTCGTTTCAGGCCAAATCCTGGGAGAAACCCTCGGTCGTCTTTTGGGAATCCAAGCCAATGTAGGTGGCGTCGGATTTGCGATGCTTTTCCTGATTTTATCTCAAAACGAGCTCGAAAAACGCGGCCTCTTCCACCTCGAAATGGGTGAGGGCGTTAACTTTTGGTCCAAAATGTACATCCCCATCATCGTGGCCATGTCTTCCGTCCAAAACGTCCGTGTCGCCTTCTCTAACGGCCTACTCGCTCTTTTGGTAGGTATCATTCCCGTCATCGCTTGCCTCGCCTTAATGCCTTTTTTATCTAAACTAGCGCCCAAAGACTAA
- a CDS encoding acyl-CoA synthetase, translated as MISIFAQAEKHLEKTAIISDGTNYTYSQLLDASKAFASTLLDKNTDLNEARVAYMVNPGFDYVRVQWGIWRAGGVAVPLCLTYPLPSLRYTIENSGSSIVVVSPEYKELLNPLCEELGLRLLTTDDCPLATDHCLLPTFPDSRRAMMLYTSGTTNLPKGVVSTHANLNAQISTLIDAWRWSSSDYSICILPLHHIHGVINIVSCSLWAGATCQFLPSFSAEALFDIFKKGQLNVFMAVPTIYYKLITHWESLSEVDQKEMTRIMSKFRLMISGSAALPVSVMERWKTISEHSLLERYGMTEIGMALSNPYDGPRVPGHVGYPLPGVQVRLADEEDNVIPGTEIGEIQVKGPNVFNEYWQKPESTAESFTKDGFFKTGDIATMDELGGYRILGRNSVDIIKSGGYKISALEIEEVLRTYPGIDDCCVVGVENDEWGELVSAAIVCKEDLDTKALNAWMREQMPAYKTPRAYHRLPELPRNAMGKVTKKDVVNLIKN; from the coding sequence ATGATATCCATTTTTGCCCAAGCTGAGAAGCACCTGGAGAAGACAGCCATTATTTCGGATGGTACAAATTATACCTATTCCCAGCTTTTAGATGCCTCGAAAGCCTTCGCTTCTACCTTATTAGATAAAAATACGGACCTAAATGAAGCCCGAGTTGCCTATATGGTGAACCCTGGTTTTGATTATGTGCGAGTGCAGTGGGGGATTTGGCGCGCTGGCGGCGTCGCTGTTCCGCTTTGTTTGACCTATCCGTTGCCCTCTTTGCGCTATACGATTGAGAATTCTGGCTCGAGCATTGTGGTCGTGAGTCCAGAATACAAGGAACTACTAAATCCACTCTGCGAAGAGCTAGGATTACGCTTACTGACTACTGACGACTGTCCACTGGCTACTGACCACTGTCTACTGCCCACTTTCCCTGACTCCCGCCGTGCCATGATGCTCTATACCTCTGGTACGACGAATTTGCCTAAAGGAGTGGTGTCCACGCACGCGAATTTGAATGCCCAAATTTCGACTTTGATCGATGCTTGGCGTTGGAGTTCCTCGGATTATTCGATCTGTATTTTGCCGCTGCACCACATTCACGGGGTGATTAATATCGTTTCTTGCTCGCTTTGGGCAGGGGCGACTTGCCAGTTTTTGCCTAGTTTTTCGGCGGAAGCGCTGTTCGATATTTTCAAAAAAGGTCAGTTGAACGTCTTCATGGCCGTTCCCACGATTTATTATAAGTTGATTACGCATTGGGAATCGTTGTCTGAGGTGGACCAAAAAGAGATGACCCGCATTATGTCCAAATTCAGACTCATGATCTCGGGATCTGCGGCGCTGCCTGTCTCTGTGATGGAACGCTGGAAGACGATTAGCGAACATAGTCTCTTGGAGCGTTATGGCATGACCGAAATCGGGATGGCCTTGAGTAATCCATACGACGGTCCGCGCGTTCCAGGTCACGTGGGATATCCACTTCCGGGCGTTCAGGTGCGTTTAGCGGATGAAGAGGATAACGTTATTCCGGGTACGGAGATAGGAGAGATTCAGGTCAAAGGGCCAAATGTCTTCAACGAATACTGGCAAAAACCAGAATCCACAGCTGAATCATTTACCAAGGATGGTTTCTTCAAAACTGGGGACATCGCAACGATGGACGAGCTGGGAGGCTACCGGATTTTGGGCCGAAACTCCGTCGACATCATCAAGTCAGGAGGCTACAAAATTTCGGCTTTGGAAATCGAAGAAGTCCTCCGAACCTACCCCGGAATCGATGATTGCTGCGTCGTAGGCGTCGAAAATGACGAATGGGGAGAGCTCGTAAGCGCTGCCATCGTCTGCAAAGAAGACCTCGACACGAAAGCCTTAAATGCCTGGATGCGTGAGCAAATGCCCGCTTATAAAACCCCTCGGGCCTACCACCGTTTGCCAGAATTGCCTCGCAACGCGATGGGTAAAGTCACGAAAAAAGACGTCGTTAACCTAATCAAAAACTAA